The Phragmites australis chromosome 1, lpPhrAust1.1, whole genome shotgun sequence genomic interval ATATAATCAGTGTGCCAACTTGCTAAAGCGAGCATATTGGAGAAGAAATCTGTATGGAGACGGTCAATTTTCAAACTTCATTACAAAGGAAGAAAACAATTATCAAATCTAATTTAGCAATCGGAATAGAACATTGGTTCTACTTTTTAGACAAACATAGACTATTACATTACCTGGTCAAATAAATATGCATTGTAGGTAACCAGTAAAATCAATGAGTCTGACAGGGAAATGAAAGAGAGAAACTAAAACTAATGTACTACTGACATCCCGGCAAGCAGACGGGTCCATCTGGGGCTTACATAGCAATTCGGCAAGCGGATGGCCCTAGCGGCACTGCGCAGCACGCCCAAATAAGTAGATTAGAGAGGAGATGCAAGTGCGGTGGAACCGAGCAAGCCGTGGAATCACCTCACGGAATGGATGGATAGAGGCGATCGGCCAGCCACGTAGCCGCGGCCACCTGAAACTTGAATTGGGCACGACGAAGGAGGGTGGTCCCAGGTGGAGCGGCGGGACGAAGCAGGGGGAGGGCCGCTGGGCGGGGTTGCTGTCGCTAGTAGGGGCGTCGACCGGGGCTGCCGTCGCTGGGAGCAGAGGAGCCGTGGTTGGGCGAACGGGGGCGGAGGGGATTGAGGCGAGGTGAGGAAGAACTTGTAGGCGAAGGGAAAGAAGGGATCGGGAGGAGAAGGGGATTGATACACGATTGGAGATCAGCAGCGAGGGCAGGAAAGGAAAACCATGTGACACAGGTGGACGGATGGCCAGATCGCTCTCTAAGCCTCAGATCAGACGGCCAAAATGGGCTGGagggaccgtgaacagtggaACAGTGCGTAGGGGCAAAAGAAGTAATAAACTTTTAAGTCTTTTATAGATGTATAAGGGCCTATTTGTTTTCCTGTTAACTTTTCCACAACTAAACTTTGTCATACAACCCTTGCTTCACATGACAGAATTGTGCAAATTTTCAGTCGATGAAGTCCCATTGGATTAGTGGGTGACATTAGCTTATCAAAGTTTCATCAGTGCCAGAATTAGAGGGAGGTCATGGGAGGTAGGTCAGCCCGTGGTGGTGGCGGATGCCAGGGGCAAGCAGGGACATCGCTTGCTGCTGGAGGAGGAGAAATCATAGGTTGGAAAGAGTCTGAGCGGGTGCGAGCTGAAATAGCTAGTATAGCAGGAGAGCAGGTTGACGGCAGGGATGCCATAGGAGACGGGAGGAGGCATCCAGGGCAGGAGAGCGAGGTGCTCTGCGCAgtggagaagagagagatgTTATCACGCTAGAGGTTGAAGAAAGAGAGATGTTCTCAGGCTAAGGTTGAAGAAATATGGTTGTTCGTCGGATGAAGATCTAAGAGCTCATATGTGTCAACTGTAAAATCAATTATTTTCAATCAGTTGAAAATTAGTAACTCTCTTTTTTCAGTAAGTGTTTGGTTGATTTCCACAATTGTAACAAGACACACTTCATTAGTCCCTGGTTCACACATCACACACTCGGTTTCTTAACTAGTTTTGTCATATTTGTtgtttgggattttttttagcCACACTTTTTTGGCAAGCCAAAATTTTCTAATAACTTTGTTGTCGACAAGGCTAGTAACCAAGCGGAGAAGCATTACAAGTTCGAATAATggtaaaatctaaaaactgCACATGAATGCTTTAAACTTATGATATGATacctatttttagtaaaaaaatgtCTGAATATGAGCATTTTGGGTGGTTACGAGCGGGCCGGCTCCCATGGCGTCGTCACGTTATCCACCTGCTTCGGTTGCTGCAGGCCAGGAGCCAATTGTTAGGCCCAGCAAGGATTTGTATATCGAATTGTATGGATTTGCTGATGAGAATGCATCAAGTTGCTTGTAGTATTCAACTAATTTGCTtgttaattttagaattttggcAAAACTTGCTTTGAAAGTATACAAATCACAGTTTGTTCATaaattattcttattttttatattgaaaatacATAGTAGCTAGATCTGATATTGTGTTTGAACAGTTCTAATTTATTCACAAAATTTGTTGAACACACGATCTGAATTTCCTTAAACTATTTCTTAAATTGCTCACGGATCTATTCtaatttgcttatgattttttacaaaattacttacataactgcatttaagaggaagacgaacaaatattttttttaatcaaatgcTTCCTACTTTTTTTTGTCACGCATTGAAATGAATCATAGATAAGTGTTGCAAATCCAAATGTAAAAAAAGTCCAAAAATAGAATGAAATGCTCatgcttatattttttttactaaaaatatgtGTACATGATATAAATCTAAATCATGCCCGTGCATTTTTTAATTATGTCCTCGAATAATTACCAGAAATATCTTCTTATTCACTCTTTTTGTAAGAGTGGCTGGTACCGTTCTAAGATATCAATACAAGCGTCAACgatgtcatattcggcacaagTAATCAATAGTAGTATGAGCATCCAAGTGGAGAGGAATCCAAATAATAAAGCCGGAGAGTAAATTCCATCACTATCATTAGACATGCGACAAGGAAATCGACACGAAAGAAAGACGCTGTTCAAAATATCAAAGAGAAGATGAATAGAATGAGCTACTGGTGAAGGATATTCCAACCATGTCTAGATCAATTTCTGAAAGGTATATCGTGTGACTACGCAAATCGATAGTGATATGTTTTCAGACAAAAGGGCCTCAGTCTTGATGACAATGTCCTTCAAGACTTGTTTGCAAGGATTCAAATAGAATCAGTTAAATTGTAGTAGGAATCAGTTAAATTCTCATGATCCAAACGCAGCCTTAGTCATCATATTTACAATTAACCATATTTGTTCATCATATTCAACAAACAGCATCTAGATTGCGTCTTGGTATTGAAGTCTTGATAGGAACACCAGCCGCGCCTATTATATTAGCCCGGTGGAGCAGCCGAGCCATCCACCGGTCAGAAACGTGCACGCTAAGCCCAGACGCACCAGAAACATCCAAACAAAGTCGTTGACACTCATGGCATCCGCCTCCGGCCAGCCGCTCCTCGCCGGCGAGGACGGCGGCCGCTGCCTTGGGTTTCTCCCACCCTCTATCCGCCTCAAGACGTCCGTCTGGTCGGAGCTGGGCGGCGCGGTGGGCGACCTGGGCACCTACATCCCCATCGTGCTCGCGCTGTCGCTGGCGTCCCACCTTGACCTCGGCACCACGCTCATCTTCACCGCGCTCTACAACTTCGCCACGGGCTTCATCTTCGGCATCCCCATGCCCGTGCAGCCCATGAAGTCTATCGCCGCCGTCGCGCTCTCCTCGGCGCACCTCACCGTCCCGCAGATCATGTCTGCCgggctcgccgtcgccgccgtcctGCTGTTCCTCGGCGCCACCGGCCTCATGACCTACATCTACCGTCTCCTCCCGCTCCCTGTCGTGCGTGGCATCCAGCTCTCGCAGGGACTCTCCTTCGCCTTCACCGCCGTCAAGTACATCCGCTACGTCCAGGACTTCTCCCACTCCTCCTCTGCTTCCACCTCCGTGCCGCGTTCCCTCCTTGGCCTCGACGGATTGGTCCTCGCGCTCGCCGCGCTGCTATTCATCATCCTCGCCACCGGCTCTGGCGACGATGAGGACGTCGGCACGGACGGCACgagacgccgccgccgctcctgcAGCCGCGTCCCGGCGGCGCTTATCGTGTTCGCGCTCGGCCTGGTGCTCTGTTTCGTCCGTGACCCGTCGATCGTGCAAGGCCTTCGCTTTGGGCCGGCGCCGCTGCGGCTGGTCAAGATAACGTGGGACGATTTCAAGATCGGGTTCTGGGAAGGCGCCGTGCCGCAGCTCCCGCTGTCCGTGCTGAACTCTGTCATCGCCGTGTGCAAGCTCTCGTCGGATCTGTTCCCCGAACGGGCCGAGCTCTCTCCGGCGAGGGTGTCGGTGAGCGTCGGGCTCATGAACTTCGTGGGCTGCTGGTTCGGCGCCATGCCCTGTTGCCACGGCGCGGGCGGGCTAGCGGGGCAGTACAGGTTCGGCGGTCGGAGCGGCGCGTCCGTGGTGTTCCTGGCCATCGGTAAGCTGGCGCTCGGGCTCGTGTTCGGCAACTCGTTCGTTAGGATTCTCGGGCAGTTCCCTATAGGGATACTGGGCGTCATGCTGCTCTTCTCCGGGATCGAGCTCGCCATGGCGTCGCGCGACATGGGTACTAAAGAGGAGTCCTTCGTCATGCTCATCTGCGCCAGCGTGTCGCTCACGGGCTCGAGCGCCGCGCTGGGTTTCATCTCGGGGATTGTACTGTACCTGCTGCTGCGCCTCAGGGACGTGGACTACCGAGGGCTCGTCGGTCGTTGGGGCGCTGGCCAGCAGCAAACCGGGAACAAAGTTGGACGAGATGGTGACGAAGATGCTTGATCAAGAACATACAACATACGAATTGAAGGTACAAGAACAACGTAGGATCGATTCATACTCATGAGACAGTTTgtcagattttttttccctgaaaaatatGCACGGAGAATTATGGGACATCTTTTACAGCGAGTTTCAGTGCACCATGGAGAATGTCTGTCTCCTGCACGGACATGCGTGGCCTCTTCATGTTTCCTCATGTACAATAGCCATAGAATGCAACATACTTTTCTATGTCTGGGACCATCCCATGTTTTATTGAGACTTAGCAATCCTATAACCTATACAGTAGATGAGGAACTAAATTAAAATGTATCTTAGTTTATttatgataagtgattgatattgatatttatttggctCGATGAtattcggttttgcatgagctttgatgtgatttgaattgatttgggattttatttgagcatattgattatgaactactagaattggagttagagatatgtgtttgtttgtctcatagtgtgcaacttgacggtcgacagcgggatgatcgggaccaagcggagtgcttggtgccggacgattaaGGAGACCGAGTGGAGTCAAGGATAATTCTAGctaaacacgtggaggtcaagcaaagtatggaagcCGAAtaaagacggcgtgttgacaaagtcaaacgaaggagatgccggtgcaagtgacaaggtggccagagggatcgggagcaggagagacttgtcggcggtcaggatcgcatgacgaagtacacgcatcgacattgaaacgcttgcttaaggtgtaagcaaggcgacgagtcacgctttgagaagcgtacaggcggtttcgcggtttggcctcaaaaccgtgggagaactggaggagtacgtggcactatcgcgaagcttgcgtcgaagtgaagctaagtcgtgaaggcgccacgggcgcccgatgaatggagaagaaaataaaccaaaatacactcggtggtaggtagaagtatactacaagaggggtattttgagaaaaaactagaaaacttaggggtcaagtttcctaggtctataaataaaggggatataaatagaggggtagggctatgagtgAGTTTGAACCAGCTACTTGAACTcctttgtgccacccatttgagagtttagagctagggttttagaggagagaaggatgagtccTTAGCCTacgtaataggtgagagttttgagagataaatctttataatccgccTAAGATAGGGCTggcctctttgagtaattaagtttatatttttgcatatgcttaaattcccctccttctagtttctctatattggttcccttgcaagtttgcaagtttttcagtttctggttttgattttcgttttggttttttggctgaaatttgaACACCTTAcgaggtcatttttcttgtttccagaggcataaaatttgcatacacatGTTTATGTGATGGGGTTTTGAATTCCCTTACTTCTAgataatcaatttggagagtttcgttgctcggtgttcgtGGTAGCTCTCAGCGATATCAACACCTCTTTAAGCTAGGAGGAGAGCTTAGataatcattttaagcactttggtggcctGTATTTTTTCTTAAAGGTGTATGagtttcctctagactccaggaGCATGCCACACAtataaatgactgagtgaaagAGTATTTATTGActcaaactcacgcactagccgttaacctaacAACTCAGAAAAGtttcatccagtgttaacactctcacaaactagttgttggaaccccactcaagcctatGTGAACACAAGATATTTCggtatatacttcatctccatcactggactatccggtgagttatcctgagccatccaagcttttccttcttttatgtgtaaattgctccggtgaaagTATCTGGTGCACATTACTTTATTaccgaattatccggtgagttgacttcagccaactgagccaatacaaccctctctagaaataatgctccgatgtgcacagtcttcatcaccgaaccatccgatgcgttgaacttcgttctgcctcttttgTACTGTTTATTGTCCGTTGTCTACAACAAATTGATCACCGAAGCATCcgatgctttgatcttcaacttcaatggctgcaaccttctctcgACAAAATGCTCCAATGTGTATCTTCTCTTATCACCGGACCTTatagtgaggtcttcaggcctctctctcctttgtcaaatatgctccgatgagttcaacacccagagcaccggaacatctggtgagGAAAATCTTCCTGTGATTTTTTCAATTTAGTCCAACTTTGTCTcggctatggtggcttcttcatgtattacatctatgagatctactaacatatattcttgacaaatatgttagtctcattgactatattatcattaatcaccaagatcacaatcatgacctaatggggttattttcgctacacctaCCCTTCATTCATCTCCTTGGGCTACAGCGGCCCCACTGTGCcccctcactccctcactctctcactctcacgtGCTCacactcctctccctctccccaaccGAACATCCAAGGAAAAAGGCAGTAGCCctccctcaagctctctccctttctccccgaTCCCCCCTCGAGGAGTAAAAAGCAAGGTATGTATGTGATGCCATGGTGTTCCCTAGATCATTAGCTTCTCATCCATTCAATTCATTCTcatatgcataaatatttgaAGAAGTGCAAATTATTTTAATCACCTCATTTTTCTAAATTTCGGCaggccttcttcctcttctccaagCTTTTCCCTCCGATCTTCCCCAACCGACATTCCCCAACCTCCAACAAGACTTTGGGTGAGTCTCATAGGTTCTCTTGCTGTGAATGTGTGTTGGGTTTGGTTGGATTTCGAGTTTCGAAGCTGCAATCAAAGAATGGTGAAGCCATCAATGTTCTTGAGGCAAAAGAGCTAGAAGAGATGTTTAGATGAGGTAGAGTGCCTGATTCTTGTTTGTAGAGTGGGTAAAGTATGTCTAGAACCAATGATTTAGTGCATATGCATGTTTAGGTAGGTTGGGTAGAGACAAGCAAGTTGAATCATCCGATGAATCGTCAAAAAACTCGTGTTATGCTATAATCTGGAGATTCTGGATTAATCGAAGAAATTTTTAATAGAGAACCCTcactcggaacctcacccggaggttccgataCCCGGAGCTTCCGGATTTACTATTCAAcaaaggtttttcttttttattaactttgctgatagcttgtatattttgtagttaattcatacgaactccaaaatcATTAAActagttgtgttagctttgtatgagtatgaactacatgtaAATTTTTTGAAACTCAATAAAAtgctttttaaaaattaattaattaactaaatGTGTTTCATcttaattaaatcacagttaattaataccatgtcctaaaattatgaaataacttggataattcatgttatgatcagTGCTACCtaagaaaaatatactttggtatggAAGTATTGTTTAAATTGTGAAtctcatttaatcttgatagctagcttaattacgGTCCTTTTTGAATAtaccttaaataaatcttttatagCATGAGCTTTCAcacttcaattcatatgattcttATTCCATTATGTTCTTTACTTAGTACCTCATCTCCTTGCACATTTTTATGGCATTCGGTGCATGTATCATATCATTTCGTCACGTTAATTGTAAtgcatcatttttttcttttagcatTCAACAAAGTGAAGAGTGATAGGGATATTCTTTACGTGGAACCTGATTATGATATTGTTTGTGAAGAAATTGTGCaccaagacaagcatctaagcatatttcaacTCATATGTTGGATCATGTGGAGTCTAAGCATatatatgttatgcatgttagcgAGTATGTGTCGGATTTTGTGGGTAGAACATATATTGATGTATTTTCTACCTTGAACTACTGATGTTTCCTTTCCTTGTAACCCGGGTATAACATGTCGTTGTTCAACTTAAAATTAtccgatatgcttagcaatgcatatgccACTGATAGAAGTTAAGCGGTGAAATGTTCCATCGTTCACGAGTATAGGaattaattactttcacaatgaaAACAAATATTGGGGTTGTATaagtgtgaggatgagacgagatgtgagcagtgctaggggtaggaCAAGTGAGAAACCTAGATGCCATAGACCTCATGCATCGGTTAAACACCGATCGTTGGTGTCGTTGGCTTTAACACTttttcgtacttaccacatatcgatctaatggtaagatatgCCAAGTATCGTAAGTCACCACTTTTATTTGACTCATGCACCGAGATGTGAGCAAGAAAgcttgtagaggcacctgaGTTAGGGCCGGTAAGTCGTCGTACGCTTGGGATCTAGGTGTCCTCCACATGGCTcggcatgggaacaaaggttcgaGGTGAGTACGTGAACGGTTGTcacgtgaatcatcacttgcaACTGACGGGTTTTATggagggtgtaaaatcaatttgaattattgtgctctcggtcatgaactCGCTTCTATCCATACttatcagtcgtagagttccaAATGTGGTGTGAGGGTATGATGAGTAGTGGATAGAGATGGTGGTTGATGAGTTGAGATGCTCCAAGTTATAGAcatgttatgttgatgatctcagtaTAGGAGGGTATAGTTGCTAAGTTGTAGTTACTCACACTTGAGttaaaattatttttgcattataaatatatttaatctttaTGGCCGATTCCTTGCTACGCATCCTCAAATGCATTCTTCTTGTactcgggttattatatgtacccactatgaattaagtcttgccaATACTTTCGTACTCACATTGCTTGTTTCTTTTTAGGTAAAGATGGGTGTCGGCTACTCGAATCCCACCAAGAGCGGTGTGGTGGCGAGCAGTCGCTATACTACTACTAACCCCGGTTTGTTGTCTTATGGGCAAATGGCGTCACCGgtcttcttttattttagatattttctttccGTTGCGATTTATGTATATTTTTACACTAGATAGCACTTGTTTTTGTATTTCATCAACTTGTAATCACTTGTAATCTTGTTTAACTTGATGTTATGATATTCATGTGGTGAAAGGTATATGTGGATAACAGCTCTCTTATGAGTTATCAAAGCACGCATACCAAGACGGCCGGAATTAGATTCGTTTTAATCATTAGTGGCTACGATCGTCGTGATGAGATGTGGATTAGCTCGTAGCGCATCGAGAGACGGATGTGGACTaactctcatcttattaaattaTCGTCTTAACAATTAACTCAAATTTAATTTAGATAGGTCCTTACAGTGACTAACATGGCAAGTTGAAAAAAAGGGATGGTCATAAGTGATTGGTGGGTGCGATAAAAGAAATTCACATTTTACACGCGGGATCACGTATTTTACCTTGTGATTTTGAACATCAACAATTGATTCACTGTTAAAAACCTTTTTAAGTTAGCCTCCCGGTAAGGAATATCACGTTGTCATAAGCACACAATGCCACCTTTTGAAGACGTAGCATAACTACTTTGATACTGTACATTTACACTAAAGTTAAACAAGAGTTGTTACTTTCAAGCACATTATTAGTGGGTCCGGTCGTGTCCTTCCACTTGCAATTTATATCTCTGGCGACATTGAGGGCGTCCGACGACGCACCAAGCAGCCCCCGCTGCGAGAATCCGACGGTGTAGAGCCCGTTATTCCCTTTCCAGCCGTTAGGGAAGGGAATTTTGGGTGTGCCTTCTCTCGTGAACAAATCACCTCCATCCTGTGAAGTAAAAAAAGCTCATGAACACCATACCAATAGCATTGGAGAAAGATGAGAAATATAACGACTTATTAACATACTGGTCCCAAGACATCCACTTCGTACACTCTGGCTCGCGCTGCATGGCCATGCACCCGGGCCCCGTCCATGGCGTGCGCGAACCGACAATGACCTCCGTGCATCTGCCCGTGTTCTCCGACACCCGCGAACATAGCCTCTTCCACACTATCGTCGAGCCGATGCGTGGCTTTTCCAACGACCCCCACATCGACTGCGACGCCGACGAAGCGGCCATCGACCTCCACGGGCCGACGCCTACCAACCGTTCGACGAAATGCTCCGACGCCGAAGCCAACATCGCAGCGCTCCTCGACATCACCGGGTGTGCGACGCAAGCAACGCGCTCAAGCTTGTCTGCCACCTCCGTGGCGTGCGTGGCCTCAGCAAGACCGATAGGGCAGCGTACGCAGGCCAATCCTGCTGGACAGGACCTTCGTACTGGACCTGTTCCGCGGCGCACTGAATAGCGGGAAGGGGTTCGAGGACAACCTGGGCTACTCGCGGCATGACCCCCTCTTCGCCATGCACGGCGCGATGCTCGTCGTGCTTGGCCCATCAGGGAGCGGCAAGTCCACGCTACTCTCCATCCTCGGCGGCCGCTTCGCTGGTCGGCGCGCCGGGACGGTCCTGGTGGGCCGTCGCACGGGCTTCATGGCCTAGGACGACATGCTGCACCCGCACCTCACCGTGCTCATCTTCTGCACCAAGCTACGCATGCCGTGGGCAGGCCCCACCGTAGCCAAGGCGGCGTATGCCGAGACCGTCAGCGCCAAGCTGGGGCTCACCGCGTGCGCCGCACCATTGTGGGCAACACATTCATGCGCGACGTGTCCGGTGGCGAGCGGAAGCGGGTCAGCATAGGGCACGAGTGCTCATGGAACCCGAGACTCCTCATCCTGGACGAGCCCACGTCAGGGCTTGATTCCACCGCTGCTGCGCGCCT includes:
- the LOC133916656 gene encoding molybdate transporter 2, with translation MASASGQPLLAGEDGGRCLGFLPPSIRLKTSVWSELGGAVGDLGTYIPIVLALSLASHLDLGTTLIFTALYNFATGFIFGIPMPVQPMKSIAAVALSSAHLTVPQIMSAGLAVAAVLLFLGATGLMTYIYRLLPLPVVRGIQLSQGLSFAFTAVKYIRYVQDFSHSSSASTSVPRSLLGLDGLVLALAALLFIILATGSGDDEDVGTDGTRRRRRSCSRVPAALIVFALGLVLCFVRDPSIVQGLRFGPAPLRLVKITWDDFKIGFWEGAVPQLPLSVLNSVIAVCKLSSDLFPERAELSPARVSVSVGLMNFVGCWFGAMPCCHGAGGLAGQYRFGGRSGASVVFLAIGKLALGLVFGNSFVRILGQFPIGILGVMLLFSGIELAMASRDMGTKEESFVMLICASVSLTGSSAALGFISGIVLYLLLRLRDVDYRGLVGRWGAGQQQTGNKVGRDGDEDA